One Actinomyces marmotae DNA window includes the following coding sequences:
- a CDS encoding F0F1 ATP synthase subunit delta produces MNQGTSATRAATRAAWTPVLRDAGAYGQELGQQILAMAHEIAAHPLRGPLTDPGRSGEDKAALASRLFSGRLDERVVELLRGMVRGRWSKPVHLISALHDLGIEAILAGAHADGTVADIEREVFEASEIIGQDRELREALEPSRRATTEQRVRLAEEVFGRHLSAPAMSLVRWCVRHHAEGGPRRNLRRVVERAAALQRRTIADVVTAAPMTSAQEARLLAILTKRLGTEVELNTSIDPAVIGGARIAIKSHIIDHTVRSAVADLRAQLAG; encoded by the coding sequence GTGAACCAGGGCACATCCGCGACCCGCGCCGCCACCCGCGCCGCATGGACCCCCGTCCTGCGCGACGCGGGCGCCTACGGCCAGGAGCTGGGCCAGCAGATCCTGGCCATGGCCCACGAGATCGCCGCGCACCCCCTGCGCGGGCCGCTGACCGACCCCGGGCGGAGCGGTGAGGACAAGGCCGCACTCGCCTCCCGGCTCTTCTCCGGCCGCCTCGATGAGCGCGTGGTCGAGCTCCTGCGCGGCATGGTGCGCGGGCGCTGGTCCAAGCCCGTGCACCTCATCTCCGCCCTGCACGACCTGGGCATTGAGGCGATCCTCGCCGGCGCCCACGCCGATGGCACCGTGGCCGACATCGAGCGGGAGGTCTTCGAGGCCTCGGAGATCATCGGCCAGGACCGCGAGTTGCGCGAGGCCCTGGAGCCCTCGCGCAGGGCCACCACCGAGCAGCGGGTGCGCCTGGCTGAGGAGGTCTTCGGCCGGCACCTGTCCGCGCCCGCCATGAGCCTGGTGCGCTGGTGCGTTCGCCACCACGCCGAGGGCGGCCCCCGGCGCAACCTGCGCCGCGTCGTCGAGCGCGCCGCGGCCCTCCAGCGCCGCACCATCGCCGACGTCGTCACCGCGGCCCCCATGACCAGCGCGCAGGAGGCCCGGCTGCTGGCCATCCTCACCAAGCGGCTCGGCACCGAGGTCGAGCTCAACACCTCGATCGACCCCGCGGTCATCGGCGGGGCGCGTATCGCCATCAAGAGCCACATCATCGACCACACGGTGCGCAGCGCCGTCGCTGACCTGCGCGCCCAGCTCGCGGGATGA
- the atpA gene encoding F0F1 ATP synthase subunit alpha yields MAELTIKAEEIRSALSDFARAYKPAEVAAEEVGHVIFAADGIAHVEGLPGVMANELLTFEDGTAGLAMNLDERQIGVVVLGDFAGVDEGQTVRRTGEVLSVPVGDAFLGRVVDPLGRPIDGLGEIASEGRRALELQAPGVMARKSVHEPLQTGLKAIDSMIPIGRGQRQLIIGDRKTGKTAIALDTILNQKDAWETGDPAKQVRCIYVATGQKGSTIAAVRAALEERGALEYTTIVASPASDPAGFKYLSPYTGSAIGQHWMYAGKHVLIVFDDLSKQAEAYRAVSLLLRRPPGREAYPGDVFYLHSRLLERCAKLSDDLGAGSMTGLPVIETKANDVSAYIPTNVISITDGQIFLQSDLFNSDQRPAVDVGISVSRVGGAAQIKAMKKVAGTLKITLAQYRSMQAFAMFASDLDATTRAQLTRGERLMELLKQPQFTPYPVEEQVVSVWTGTNGYLDDLEVADVLPFEAALLDHLRRNSTVLAAIRDTGQLSEETEAALRAAVESFRTTYLSGGRMLSGEVADAEDEVVAERTSEQIVLKRG; encoded by the coding sequence ATGGCAGAGCTGACCATCAAGGCCGAGGAGATCCGCTCGGCGCTCAGTGATTTCGCGCGGGCCTACAAGCCCGCGGAGGTCGCCGCCGAGGAGGTCGGACACGTCATCTTCGCCGCCGACGGCATCGCCCACGTCGAGGGCCTGCCCGGCGTCATGGCCAACGAGCTGCTCACCTTCGAGGACGGCACCGCCGGACTGGCCATGAACCTCGACGAGCGCCAGATCGGCGTCGTCGTCCTGGGCGACTTCGCCGGCGTCGACGAGGGCCAGACCGTGCGCCGCACCGGCGAGGTCCTGTCCGTCCCCGTGGGCGACGCCTTCCTGGGCCGCGTCGTCGACCCGCTGGGCCGGCCCATCGACGGCCTGGGCGAGATCGCCTCCGAGGGGCGCCGCGCCCTGGAGCTCCAGGCCCCCGGCGTCATGGCCCGCAAGTCCGTTCACGAGCCGCTCCAGACGGGGCTGAAGGCCATCGACTCGATGATCCCCATCGGCCGCGGCCAGCGCCAGCTCATCATCGGCGACCGCAAGACCGGCAAGACCGCCATCGCCCTGGACACCATCCTCAACCAGAAGGACGCCTGGGAGACCGGCGACCCCGCCAAGCAGGTCCGCTGCATCTACGTAGCCACCGGGCAGAAGGGCTCGACCATCGCCGCCGTGCGCGCGGCCCTGGAGGAGCGCGGCGCGCTGGAGTACACGACCATCGTCGCCTCCCCGGCATCCGACCCCGCCGGCTTCAAGTACCTCTCCCCGTACACCGGCTCGGCCATCGGCCAGCACTGGATGTACGCCGGCAAGCACGTCCTCATCGTCTTCGACGACCTGTCCAAGCAGGCCGAGGCCTACCGCGCGGTCTCCCTCCTCCTGCGCCGCCCGCCGGGCCGCGAGGCCTACCCCGGCGACGTCTTCTACCTGCACTCGCGCCTGCTCGAGCGCTGCGCGAAGCTCTCCGACGACCTGGGCGCCGGCTCCATGACCGGCCTGCCGGTCATCGAGACCAAGGCCAACGACGTCTCGGCCTACATCCCCACCAACGTCATCTCCATTACCGACGGTCAGATCTTCCTTCAGTCCGACCTGTTCAACTCCGATCAGCGCCCCGCCGTCGACGTCGGGATCTCGGTGTCCCGAGTCGGCGGAGCGGCCCAGATCAAGGCGATGAAGAAGGTCGCCGGGACCCTCAAGATCACGCTGGCGCAGTACCGCTCCATGCAGGCCTTCGCCATGTTCGCCTCCGACCTGGACGCCACCACCCGCGCCCAGTTGACCCGCGGCGAGCGCCTCATGGAGTTGCTCAAGCAGCCCCAGTTCACCCCCTACCCCGTTGAGGAGCAGGTGGTGAGCGTGTGGACAGGCACCAACGGGTACCTCGACGACCTCGAGGTGGCCGATGTCCTGCCCTTCGAGGCGGCCCTCCTGGACCACCTGCGCCGCAACTCCACCGTCCTGGCGGCCATCCGAGACACCGGGCAGCTCTCCGAGGAGACCGAGGCCGCGCTGCGCGCCGCCGTCGAGTCCTTCCGCACCACCTACCTCTCCGGCGGGCGGATGCTCTCCGGCGAGGTCGCCGACGCCGAGGACGAGGTCGTCGCCGAGCGCACGAGCGAGCAGATCGTGCTCAAGAGGGGCTGA
- a CDS encoding F0F1 ATP synthase subunit gamma, with protein sequence MAGNQRVYKQRIRSTQTLQKVFRAMELIASSRIGAARRSAAEAGPYDHALSQAVAAVGTYSGLDHPITREREDTDRVAVVVVTSDRGMAGAYSATILRESERLIEHLVEDGKEPILFTYGRRAQNYFAFRGRTVEHSWTGDSDRPSAEHIEEVATRLLEYFLAPADSGGVAEVHIVFTRYVSMVSQVPEVRRMLPLTVVDLGGPGEINREDIAATQAVQLSAIKGTQPLYEFVPSTSKVLDALLTRYVGSRIRNALLQSAASELASRQQAMHTATDNAEELITTYTRLANAARQADITQEISEIVSGADSLAAE encoded by the coding sequence GTGGCAGGCAACCAGCGCGTCTACAAGCAGCGCATCCGGTCGACCCAGACCCTCCAGAAGGTGTTCCGGGCCATGGAGCTCATCGCCTCCTCCCGGATCGGCGCCGCGCGCCGCAGCGCCGCTGAGGCGGGGCCCTACGATCACGCGCTGAGCCAGGCCGTGGCCGCCGTCGGAACCTACTCCGGCCTGGACCATCCCATCACGCGCGAGCGCGAGGACACCGATCGGGTGGCCGTCGTCGTGGTCACCTCCGACCGCGGCATGGCCGGCGCCTACTCCGCCACCATCCTGCGCGAGTCCGAGCGGCTCATCGAGCACCTCGTGGAGGACGGCAAGGAGCCGATCCTGTTCACCTACGGGCGGCGCGCGCAGAACTACTTCGCCTTCCGCGGTCGCACCGTGGAGCACTCCTGGACGGGGGACTCCGACCGCCCCAGCGCCGAGCACATCGAGGAGGTCGCCACCCGCCTCCTCGAGTACTTCCTCGCCCCCGCCGACTCCGGGGGAGTGGCTGAGGTCCACATCGTCTTCACCCGCTACGTCTCCATGGTCTCCCAGGTGCCGGAGGTCCGCCGGATGCTCCCGCTGACGGTCGTGGACCTGGGCGGTCCGGGGGAGATCAACCGCGAGGACATCGCCGCCACCCAGGCGGTCCAGCTCTCCGCCATTAAGGGAACCCAGCCCCTCTACGAGTTCGTGCCCTCCACCTCCAAGGTGCTCGATGCGCTCCTGACCCGCTACGTGGGCTCGCGCATCCGCAACGCCCTGCTCCAGTCGGCGGCCTCCGAGCTGGCCAGCCGCCAGCAGGCCATGCACACGGCCACGGACAACGCCGAGGAGCTCATCACCACCTACACCCGGCTTGCCAATGCGGCCCGCCAGGCGGATATCACCCAGGAGATCTCCGAGATCGTCTCCGGCGCCGACTCCCTCGCCGCCGAATAG
- the atpD gene encoding F0F1 ATP synthase subunit beta, with protein MDDTTTQAAPDTTEAGPGTGRVTRIIGAVVDVEFPPDAIPAMYNALKVTIQATSEGEEAREITLEVAQHLGDNIVRAISLKPTDGLVRGTEVRDTGAPISVPVGDVTKGHVFNVTGEVLNLAEGETLEVTERWPIHRQPPTFEQLESKEQMFETGIKVIDLLTPYVQGGKIGLFGGAGVGKTVLIQEMIQRVAQNHGGVSVFAGVGERTREGNDLIVEMEEAGVFDKTALVFGQMDEPPGTRLRVALSALTMAEYFRDVQHQDVLLFIDNIFRFTQAGSEVSTLLGRMPSAVGYQPNLADEMGLLQERITSAGGHSITSLQAIYVPADDYTDPAPATTFAHLDATTELSREIASRGIYPAVDPLASSSRLLAPQYVGQEHYDVATRVKSILQKNKELQDIIAILGVDELSEQDKVTVARARRIEQFLSQNTYMAEKFTGVPGSTVPLAETVEAFKRICDGDYDSYPEQAFYNIGGIEDLERRAAELAGK; from the coding sequence ATGGATGACACCACCACCCAGGCCGCCCCGGACACCACCGAGGCGGGCCCCGGCACCGGCCGCGTCACGCGGATCATCGGCGCCGTCGTCGACGTCGAGTTCCCACCGGACGCGATCCCCGCGATGTACAACGCCCTCAAGGTGACCATTCAGGCCACCAGCGAGGGCGAGGAGGCGCGCGAGATCACCCTCGAGGTCGCCCAGCACCTGGGGGACAACATCGTGCGGGCCATCTCCCTCAAGCCCACCGACGGGCTCGTGCGCGGCACCGAGGTCCGCGACACCGGCGCCCCCATCTCCGTGCCGGTCGGCGACGTCACCAAGGGCCATGTCTTCAACGTCACCGGCGAGGTCCTCAATCTCGCCGAGGGCGAGACCCTGGAGGTCACCGAGCGCTGGCCCATCCACCGCCAGCCCCCGACCTTCGAGCAGCTGGAGTCCAAGGAGCAGATGTTCGAGACCGGCATCAAGGTCATCGACCTGCTCACCCCCTACGTCCAGGGCGGCAAGATCGGCCTGTTCGGCGGCGCCGGCGTGGGCAAGACCGTCCTCATCCAGGAGATGATCCAGCGCGTGGCCCAGAACCACGGTGGTGTCTCCGTGTTCGCCGGCGTCGGTGAGCGCACCCGTGAGGGCAACGACCTCATCGTCGAGATGGAGGAGGCGGGCGTCTTCGACAAGACCGCCCTCGTGTTCGGCCAGATGGACGAGCCGCCGGGCACGCGCCTGCGCGTGGCGCTGTCCGCCCTGACGATGGCCGAGTACTTCCGCGACGTCCAGCACCAGGACGTGCTGCTGTTCATCGACAACATCTTCCGCTTCACCCAGGCTGGCTCCGAGGTCTCCACGCTGCTGGGCCGCATGCCCTCGGCCGTGGGCTACCAGCCGAACCTCGCCGATGAGATGGGCCTGCTCCAGGAGCGCATCACCTCGGCCGGCGGCCACTCCATCACCTCCCTGCAGGCCATCTACGTGCCCGCGGACGACTACACCGACCCCGCCCCGGCCACGACCTTCGCCCACCTTGACGCCACCACCGAGCTCAGCCGTGAGATCGCCTCGCGGGGCATCTACCCCGCGGTGGACCCGCTGGCCTCCTCCTCGCGCCTGCTGGCCCCCCAGTACGTGGGCCAGGAGCACTACGACGTCGCCACCCGGGTCAAGTCCATCCTGCAGAAGAACAAGGAGCTCCAGGACATCATCGCGATCCTCGGTGTCGACGAGCTGAGTGAGCAGGACAAGGTCACGGTGGCCCGCGCCCGGCGCATCGAGCAGTTCCTGAGCCAGAACACCTATATGGCGGAGAAGTTCACCGGCGTGCCCGGCTCCACCGTGCCCCTGGCCGAGACCGTCGAGGCCTTTAAGCGGATCTGCGACGGCGACTACGACTCCTACCCCGAGCAGGCGTTCTACAACATCGGCGGCATCGAGGACCTCGAGCGTCGGGCCGCCGAGCTCGCCGGGAAGTGA
- a CDS encoding F0F1 ATP synthase subunit epsilon, whose amino-acid sequence MAPAVLTVEIVSRNGGTAWEGEASQVSVPLDDGEMGILPGHQPVLALLGTGTVRLTTVQGAPVEVPVARGFCSVDHNMITVAADLAGAEIATAGVAGGGGSSAGAVGAGEPSGTTMSAE is encoded by the coding sequence ATGGCGCCCGCAGTGCTCACGGTTGAGATCGTCTCCCGCAACGGGGGCACCGCCTGGGAGGGTGAGGCCTCCCAGGTCTCCGTGCCGCTCGACGACGGCGAGATGGGCATCCTGCCCGGGCACCAGCCGGTCCTGGCGCTGCTGGGCACCGGGACCGTCCGGCTGACCACCGTGCAGGGGGCGCCCGTCGAGGTGCCGGTCGCCAGGGGCTTCTGCTCCGTGGACCACAACATGATCACTGTGGCGGCCGATCTGGCGGGGGCGGAGATCGCCACCGCCGGGGTTGCCGGGGGCGGGGGCAGTTCGGCTGGCGCCGTCGGGGCCGGTGAGCCGAGCGGCACGACGATGAGCGCGGAGTGA
- a CDS encoding DUF2550 family protein, translated as MVLALVALSVVVPLVIFLTRLRSIAGRVGSFECALQRPGGMTWTSGLALFTDDSLRWYRLVSVSPRPAAHWTRGAIELGQAVRRFENGKVLEVPCTIAGQRYKLAMHEASHSALVAWLESAAPTQPTLL; from the coding sequence ATGGTCCTCGCGCTGGTGGCCCTGTCCGTCGTCGTCCCCCTCGTTATCTTCCTGACCCGGCTGCGCTCGATCGCCGGGCGCGTGGGCTCCTTCGAGTGCGCCCTGCAGCGGCCCGGAGGCATGACCTGGACCTCCGGGCTCGCGCTGTTTACCGATGACTCCCTGCGGTGGTACCGGCTCGTCTCGGTGTCCCCCCGGCCCGCCGCCCACTGGACCCGGGGGGCGATCGAGCTCGGCCAGGCTGTGAGGCGATTCGAGAACGGCAAGGTCCTTGAGGTCCCCTGCACCATCGCGGGCCAGCGCTATAAGCTGGCGATGCATGAGGCCTCCCACTCCGCCCTCGTCGCCTGGTTGGAGTCGGCGGCCCCCACCCAGCCCACCCTCCTCTAA